In a genomic window of Flavobacterium sp. KACC 22761:
- a CDS encoding glucosaminidase domain-containing protein codes for MIKKIVLLLVILALASCSSSKPAIATTKKAAAVQARTASVKKSPSVKPIGKNYPSTNNTTEVIQSTSKTVVTSDLVNNYILQYKDIAMGNMQKYGIPASIILAQGILESGAGKGDLAVDANNHFGIKCHKDWLGESVRHDDDAEQECFRKYKEASESYRDHALFLVGKKRYETLFTYEKDDYKAWAKGLRACGYATDPNYPDKLISYIERYNLHQYDCQVTGKNYVAINKTAPPKKSSYDVASDPKINMSSNDPNLYEVQKGDTLYSISKKFNLLVDDLKQKNNLTDNAISIGQKLKVK; via the coding sequence ATGATTAAAAAAATTGTATTACTTCTCGTAATATTAGCTTTAGCAAGTTGCTCATCGAGCAAGCCTGCCATCGCGACGACTAAAAAAGCGGCGGCAGTTCAAGCCAGGACAGCTTCAGTTAAGAAAAGTCCTTCCGTGAAACCTATTGGAAAAAATTACCCTTCTACAAATAATACAACTGAGGTAATTCAATCGACTTCAAAAACAGTTGTTACCAGCGATTTAGTTAATAATTATATCTTGCAATACAAAGATATTGCAATGGGAAATATGCAAAAATATGGTATTCCTGCCAGTATTATTTTGGCGCAGGGAATATTAGAATCGGGTGCCGGAAAAGGAGATTTGGCTGTCGATGCAAACAATCATTTCGGAATTAAATGTCACAAAGATTGGCTTGGAGAAAGCGTTCGTCATGATGATGATGCAGAACAAGAATGTTTCAGGAAATATAAAGAAGCCTCAGAATCCTATCGTGATCATGCATTGTTTTTAGTTGGAAAAAAGCGATATGAAACCTTGTTTACTTACGAAAAAGACGATTATAAAGCTTGGGCAAAAGGGTTGAGAGCATGCGGTTATGCGACAGATCCTAATTATCCAGATAAATTAATAAGCTATATTGAACGCTACAATTTGCATCAATACGATTGCCAGGTTACAGGGAAAAATTATGTTGCAATTAACAAAACAGCTCCACCAAAAAAGTCATCTTATGACGTGGCTTCTGATCCAAAGATAAATATGAGCTCAAACGATCCAAATTTATACGAAGTTCAAAAAGGTGATACATTGTATTCAATTTCAAAAAAGTTCAATTTATTAGTTGACGATTTGAAGCAAAAAAATAATCTGACTGACAATGCAATTTCGATTGGACAGAAGTTGAAAGTGAAATAA